A single Larimichthys crocea isolate SSNF chromosome VIII, L_crocea_2.0, whole genome shotgun sequence DNA region contains:
- the carm1l gene encoding histone-arginine methyltransferase CARM1 — protein sequence MEKRSEESLAFSVRVFTLQEEEEEEEEEEDMETHEEEQKVQEEASREQQVSVCRQRAEQELTLLLTTGQEAQQLTVQDANRASVFQFTVSKEMDRCQVGGQSFLVTVGKLSLLLQFKTPNDMKNFQQVLKTRDVEEGGKVCTERHERGKEDAERASRRHPATSETGAENSPIQGYKFHSCLSQQQSLLQDYLRITTYQRAILVNETDFRDKVVLDVCCGSGILSFFAVQAGATRVYAVESSPMAKYTQILVQSNCMSERIRVLEGEVDEVSCTDMVDVIVSEPMGYMLLSDRLMESFLHARKWLKPNGLMFPSYGDIHLAPFSDEQLYFEHFARASFWQQRSFYGVNLNALHSPAVDEFFKQPIVDTFDVQILMARSVKHCINFMEVKEEDLHRMEIPFVFTLMQSGLVHGLAFWFDVAYLGSKSTVWLSTAPTEPLTRWYQVRCLLQTPLFAKVGQTLSGTVLLTANNRQSYDIHITATVDQSGFRSGNILDLKNPFFRTASWFQS from the exons ATGGagaagaggagtgaggagtcaCTGGCCTTCTCTGTCAGGGTCTTCacgctgcaggaggaggaggaggaggaggaggaggaggaggacatggagACACATGAGGAG GAGCAGAAGGTCCAGGAGGAGGCGAGCAGGGAGCAGCAGgtcagtgtgtgcagacagcGAGCAGAGCAGGAGCTAACGCTGCTCCTCACCACGGGACAGGAGGCTCAGCAGCTCACTGTGCAGGAcg CCAACAGAGCATCAGTCTTCCAATTTACTGTTTCCAAGGAGATGGACCGCTGCCAGGTGGGAGGACAGTCCTTCCTGGTCACTGTCGGCAAGCTGAGTCTTCTGCTGCAGTTTAAAACTCCAAACG ATATGAAGAACTTCCAGCAGGTGTTGAAGACAAGGGATGTTGAAGAGGGAGGCAAAGTTTGCACAGAAAGACacgaaagaggaaaggaggatgcAGAGAGAGCGTCGAGGAGACACCCGGCTACATCTGAAACAGGGGCTGAAAACAGCCCTATACAGGGCTACAAG TTCCACAGCTGTCTGTCCCAGCAGCAGAGCCTGCTTCAGGACTACCTGAGGATCACCACCTACCAGAGAGCCATTTTAGTCAATGAGACTGACTTCAGAGACAAG GTGGTTCTGGATGTGTGTTGTGGTTCTGgtattctgtctttctttgcagTCCAGGCAGGAGCCACCAGAGTGTATGCTGTTGAGTCCAGCCCAATGGCCAAGTACACACAG ATCCTGGTCCAGAGTAACTGTATGTCTGAGCGGATCAGGGTCCTAGAGGGGGAGGTGGATGAGGTCAGCTGTACTGACATGGTGGATGTCATCGTCTCTGAGCCAATGGGATACATGCTGCTCAGTGACAGACTCATGGAGAGCTTCCTGCATGCCAGAAAATGGCTCAAACCCAACG gtctGATGTTTCCCTCCTATGGTGATATTCATCTGGCTCCCTTCAGTGACGAGCAACTCTACTTCGAACACTTCGCACGAGCTAGTTTctg GCAGCAGAGAAGTTTCTATGGAGTGAACCTGAATGCTCTTCACAGTCCTGCAGTGGATGAGTTCTTCAAACAGCCTATAGTG GACACGTTCGATGTGCAGATCCTGATGGCCAGGTCCGTCAAGCACTGCATCAACTTCATGGAGGTTAAAGAAGAAGATTTACACAg GATGGAGATTCCGTTTGTGTTTACACTCATGCAGTCTGGTCTGGTCCATGGACTTGCCTTCTGGTTCGATGTGGCCTACTTGGGATCCAA GTCAACAGTGTGGCTCTCCACAGCTCCCACTGAGCCTCTGACCCGCTGGTATCAGGTCAGATGTTTGCTTCAGACGCCACTCTTTGCCAAGGTAGGACAAACATTGTCTGGGACCGTCCTGCTGACCGCTAACAACAG GCAGAGCTACGACATCCACATCACAGCCACAGTCGACCAATCAGGCTTCAGATCTGGAAACATCCTGGACCTCAAGAACCCTTTCTTCAG GACAGCATCTTGGTTCCAAAGCTAG
- the cnot9 gene encoding CCR4-NOT transcription complex subunit 9 encodes MLATGAAVTTALAQVDREKIYQWINELSSPETRENALLELSKKRESVPDLAPMLWHSCGTIAALLQEIVNIYPSINPPTLTAHQSNRVCNALALLQCVASHPETRSAFLAAHIPLFLYPFLHTVSKTRPFEYLRLTSLGVIGALVKTDEQEVINFLLTTEIIPLCLRIMESGSELSKTVATFILQKILLDDTGLAYICQTYERFSHVAMILGKMVLQLSKEPSARLLKHVVRCYLRLSDNSRAREALRQCLPDQLKDTTFAQVLKDDTTTKRWLAQLVKNLQEGQVTDPRGIPLPPQ; translated from the exons ATGCTGGCGACAGGAGCA GCTGTAACCACAGCGCTGGCACAAGTGGACAGAGAGAAGATCTACCAGTGGATCAATGAGCTGTCCAGTCCAGAGACCAGGGAGAACGCCCTCCTGGAGCTCAGCAAGAAGAGGGAGTCCGTACCCGACCTGGCTCCCATGCTGTGGCACTCATGTGGCACCATCGCCGCGCTGCTGCAG GAAATCGTCAACATCTACCCTTCAATCAACCCCCCCACTCTGACGGCACACCAGTCTAACAGAGTGTGTAACGCTCTCGCTCTCCTCCAGTGTGTGGCCTCCCATCCAGAGACAAG GTCAGCTTTCCTGGCCGCACACATCCCACTCTTCCTCTACCCGTTTCTACACACTGTGAGCAAAACACGGCCGTTCGAGTACCTCCGCCTCACCAGCTTAGGAGTCATAG GTGCTTTGGTGAAAACCGACGAGCAGGAAGTCATCAACTTCCTGTTGACCACAGAGATCATACCTTTGTGCCTTCGCATCATGGAGTCCGGCAGCGAGCTCTCCAAAACA GTTGCAACCTTCATCCTCCAGAAGATCCTCCTGGACGACACCGGGCTGGCGTACATCTGTCAAACATATGAGCGCTTCTCCCATGTTGCTATGATTCTA gGTAAAATGGTCCTCCAGCTCTCCAAAGAGCCGTCAGCCCGTCTACTGAAGCACGTGGTGCGCTGTTACTTACGTCTGTCTGACAACTCCAG AGCCAGAGAAGCTCTGCGCCAGTGCCTCCCTGACCAGCTCAAAGACACCACCTTTGCCCAGGTCCTGAAGGACGACACCACCACCAAGCGCTGGCTGGCCCAGCTGGTGAAGAACCTTCAGGAGGGTCAGGTCACCGATCCCCGGGGCATCCCTCTCCCGCCGCAGTGA